One Cinclus cinclus chromosome 24, bCinCin1.1, whole genome shotgun sequence genomic window carries:
- the LOC134053044 gene encoding olfactory receptor 10C1-like produces the protein MILGNLSGLSEFRLLGFSGTSPLHPLLFLVLLSLHFLTWMANTVIALITNSDNRLHTPMYFFLTQLSCWDICYLSVIIPSILENLMVGTVRISKTRCAMQIFSILFFGVAECFLLAAMSLDGYFAVCCPLHYTIIMSSRVCRSLVVGAYICGTAVGLVHTLITFSSPLCGCAIDHFFCEIQPLLDVLCGNTLPSEIQVIVVAVFAILSPFSLVIYSCIPIVSTILHMASAESQEKAFSTCSSQLLVVTVFYGTAGSMYLRPKYSYCASVDKFLSLSYSLVTPLLNPIICSLRNKEVKGALKKKW, from the coding sequence atgatccttgggaacctcagtggattgagtgaattcagactcctgggtttttctggaacctctcctttacaccctttgctctttctagttttattatctcttcatTTTCTCACCTGGATGGCAAACACAGTGATAGCTTTGATAACAAACAGTGATAATCGCCTTCACACCccgatgtatttcttcctcactcagctgtcctgttgggatatctgctatttgtctgtcattatcccaagtattctcgagaacctgatggtgggaacagtgcgtatttccaagacaagatgtgcaatgcaaatattttccatccttttctttggagttgctgagtgttttctcttggctgccatgtcccttgatggttattttgcagtttgctgccCCTTGCATTACACAATTatcatgagcagcagggtctgcagaagcctggttgttggagcttacatctgtggaactgctgtgggcttagttcacaccctcatcaccttcagctcacccttgtgtggttgtgccattgaccatttcttctgtgagattcagcctctcctggacgtgctctgtggcaacactctcccaagtgaaatccaggtcattgtggtggctgtctttgctattctgagtcctttctcactggtcatttattcctgtattcctatcgtttccacaattcttcacatggcatcagctgagagccaggagaaggccttttccacttgctcctcacagctcctggttgtgactgttttttatggcactgcaggctccatgtacctgcggccaaaatacagctactgtgcatctgtggataaattcctctccctttcttattctctggtgactcctttattgaatcccatcatttgcagtttgaggaataaggaggtgaaaggagccctgaaaaaaaaatgg